A genomic stretch from Lottiidibacillus patelloidae includes:
- a CDS encoding MFS transporter, which yields MSNPETAPAKGNLLLEEAQASIFKNKNFLLLWGAALLSSFGISFFLFSQSWYVVQVLNLEASLGLIFIASSIPRLLFMVISGTIADRYSKTKIMFISDFSRSVLLIGLVAWFFFGEITLWTFVVIAFFFGILDAFFWAASGAILPTIIKSENLTRGNSIIQMTSQSSFIVAPMIAGLIIAFGNYEVVFGTTAVMLFIASILISFMKVSKASAKNETEGQSFWETFKEGISYVKNSRLLTLVILTTVFMNLFIVGPMTMGLPLFVKNILQGDALAFSLLEAGLAVGMLVGSIVVAVLNLSRKRGLIGLTLLIIGGMLFIGVSFTTQLWVSMIILGLFGACLSGSNIPTVSAIQSVIEEKVLGRVMGLISLASMGLIPVSFAITSFVLSLGISIHIIMAVGAALVVVYSTFVLISFKELRELN from the coding sequence ATGTCTAATCCCGAAACGGCACCAGCTAAAGGTAACTTATTGTTAGAAGAAGCACAGGCATCTATATTTAAAAATAAAAACTTCTTATTGTTATGGGGGGCAGCATTATTATCAAGCTTTGGCATATCGTTTTTTCTATTTTCACAAAGTTGGTATGTGGTGCAAGTGCTTAACCTAGAAGCATCATTAGGTTTAATTTTTATCGCATCAAGTATTCCAAGGTTATTATTTATGGTTATAAGTGGGACAATTGCTGACCGGTATAGCAAAACGAAAATAATGTTTATATCTGATTTTTCACGGAGTGTTCTTTTAATAGGGTTAGTTGCCTGGTTCTTCTTTGGCGAGATAACATTGTGGACATTTGTCGTTATTGCCTTCTTTTTTGGCATTTTGGATGCATTCTTTTGGGCAGCAAGTGGAGCGATTCTTCCTACCATTATTAAAAGTGAAAATTTAACTAGAGGTAATTCAATTATTCAAATGACGAGTCAATCTTCATTTATTGTTGCTCCGATGATTGCAGGCCTCATTATTGCATTTGGAAACTATGAAGTTGTTTTTGGAACAACTGCGGTTATGTTATTCATTGCGAGTATATTAATATCATTTATGAAAGTTTCAAAAGCATCAGCTAAAAATGAAACAGAAGGTCAATCTTTTTGGGAAACATTCAAAGAAGGAATTTCCTATGTGAAAAATTCTCGATTATTAACACTAGTTATATTAACGACAGTTTTTATGAACCTTTTTATAGTTGGACCAATGACAATGGGTCTTCCGTTATTTGTTAAAAACATATTACAAGGTGATGCATTGGCTTTTAGCTTACTTGAAGCAGGCTTAGCTGTTGGGATGTTAGTAGGTTCTATTGTAGTCGCTGTATTAAATTTAAGTAGAAAAAGAGGTCTGATTGGATTAACCCTTCTTATTATCGGTGGCATGCTGTTTATTGGCGTAAGTTTCACCACACAACTATGGGTCAGTATGATTATATTGGGGTTATTTGGCGCTTGTTTGTCAGGATCAAATATTCCAACAGTTTCAGCAATTCAAAGTGTTATTGAAGAAAAAGTTTTAGGGAGGGTAATGGGTCTAATTTCACTAGCTTCAATGGGATTAATACCAGTCTCCTTTGCTATAACTTCCTTTGTGCTATCATTAGGAATTTCAATTCATATTATTATGGCTGTAGGTGCTGCTTTAGTAGTCGTATATTCAACCTTTGTTTTAATTTCGTTTAAAGAGTTAAGAGAATTAAATTAA
- a CDS encoding P-loop NTPase family protein, producing the protein MLETGIKVIDVFAPITKGETVRIFARSGMGQVVVLLELIFRMKKEGFLTVLLKSEGNYAEFIEIEKEVDYVCQNRAEVMSILKESGAEKEVLLFTGLANSVWVETNESLQEMAVHSLTTIYIDLDGNSQQAKRSSLTEWHFDATLAQRYIYPAIDPVKSYATEMPSHLLNKEQLLVIEQAHKILSLYQELRLKVSTQGITKFTGEDDKIFKRGERIEAYLTQPFFVAETFTGQKGVFVPLKKVLIDMKRIIDGVEDKREVEKLKFIGSL; encoded by the coding sequence ATGTTAGAAACAGGCATTAAAGTGATCGATGTTTTTGCTCCAATAACAAAAGGTGAAACTGTGAGAATATTTGCGCGCTCTGGGATGGGTCAGGTAGTTGTTCTTTTAGAACTAATTTTTCGTATGAAAAAGGAAGGGTTTCTTACTGTCTTATTGAAATCTGAAGGGAATTACGCTGAATTTATCGAGATAGAAAAGGAAGTTGATTATGTTTGCCAGAACCGTGCAGAAGTAATGTCAATTTTAAAAGAGAGTGGCGCAGAGAAGGAAGTATTACTTTTTACAGGGCTTGCAAATAGTGTTTGGGTTGAAACTAATGAAAGTCTACAAGAAATGGCGGTTCACTCACTTACAACAATATATATAGACTTAGATGGGAATTCTCAACAAGCTAAACGGTCTTCGTTAACTGAGTGGCATTTTGATGCAACGTTAGCACAAAGATATATATATCCTGCAATTGACCCGGTTAAATCATATGCCACGGAAATGCCTAGTCATTTATTAAATAAAGAGCAACTATTAGTAATAGAGCAAGCACATAAGATACTTAGTCTTTACCAAGAACTGCGATTAAAGGTAAGTACTCAAGGTATAACAAAATTTACTGGAGAAGACGACAAAATTTTTAAACGCGGTGAAAGAATTGAAGCGTACTTAACACAGCCTTTCTTTGTAGCGGAAACTTTTACTGGGCAAAAGGGAGTGTTTGTGCCATTAAAGAAAGTCCTAATAGATATGAAGCGAATTATTGATGGTGTAGAAGACAAAAGGGAAGTAGAGAAATTGAAGTTTATAGGATCTTTATAA
- a CDS encoding dicarboxylate/amino acid:cation symporter translates to MSLTKKILLGMFLGIVVGVALNPFPEVFEGINNYILYPLGKIFVNLIKMLVVPIVVVSLILGTAGISDPKKLGRIGFKTIAFFLITTTIALVLAIGIASVIQPGAGDFKLDGATFEGREAPPVIDTLINIIPANPFGAMVEGKMLQIIAFSIFIGFGMARLGEKVNLVLRFVEQLNEVLMYLVQAIMKFAPYGAFALIATAIGSQGIDAISAMGKYMFVVVLVLFIHLVFTYGSAVSLLGKFNPVKFIKGFYPAMIVAFSTSSSSATLPVSMKTAQNNLKVPKSISGFVQPLGATINMDGTAIMQGVATIFIAQVYGVELGLSALLTVVLTATLASIGTAGVPGVGLIMLSMVLTSVGLPVEAIALVLGVDRILDMTRTAVNITGDAACAVIISKSEKA, encoded by the coding sequence ATGTCTTTAACAAAAAAGATATTATTGGGGATGTTCTTAGGAATAGTAGTAGGAGTAGCTCTTAATCCATTTCCAGAAGTATTTGAAGGGATAAATAATTACATACTATATCCATTAGGGAAAATCTTTGTTAATTTAATTAAAATGCTAGTTGTACCGATTGTAGTGGTTTCTCTCATACTCGGAACAGCAGGAATTAGTGATCCGAAAAAGTTGGGCAGAATAGGGTTTAAAACGATTGCATTCTTTTTAATCACAACAACGATTGCTCTAGTTTTAGCGATAGGAATTGCATCTGTTATTCAACCTGGTGCAGGAGACTTTAAGCTGGATGGTGCAACTTTTGAAGGAAGAGAAGCACCACCGGTAATTGATACGCTAATAAATATTATCCCAGCTAATCCATTCGGTGCAATGGTTGAAGGGAAAATGCTTCAAATTATTGCGTTTTCGATTTTCATTGGCTTTGGAATGGCTCGTCTAGGAGAAAAAGTAAATCTAGTGTTACGATTTGTTGAGCAATTAAATGAAGTTTTAATGTATTTAGTACAAGCAATCATGAAATTTGCTCCATATGGTGCTTTTGCATTAATTGCAACTGCAATCGGAAGTCAGGGAATAGATGCCATTTCGGCAATGGGTAAATATATGTTTGTAGTAGTCTTAGTCTTATTTATTCACTTAGTTTTCACTTATGGCTCTGCAGTTTCCTTATTGGGCAAATTCAATCCAGTGAAATTTATTAAAGGGTTTTACCCTGCAATGATTGTTGCTTTTAGTACTTCTAGTAGTTCAGCAACATTACCTGTATCTATGAAAACTGCTCAAAACAATTTAAAGGTTCCTAAAAGTATTAGTGGATTTGTTCAACCGTTAGGAGCAACAATTAATATGGATGGAACGGCTATTATGCAAGGGGTAGCAACCATATTTATTGCACAAGTATATGGCGTGGAATTAGGCTTAAGTGCTTTATTAACAGTAGTTTTGACGGCGACATTAGCAAGTATCGGTACAGCAGGTGTCCCTGGTGTCGGCTTAATTATGCTTTCGATGGTTTTAACATCCGTTGGTTTACCAGTTGAGGCTATCGCACTTGTATTAGGAGTTGACCGTATTTTGGATATGACACGTACGGCAGTTAATATAACAGGAGATGCAGCATGTGCTGTCATCATTTCAAAGTCTGAAAAGGCGTAA